ATCCTCGTAAAAATAGAAATCATGTATTTTGATATTAAATAGGTTTTTTTCACCGTATATCCAATAAATTCCCTCTCCAAATGATTCAGGCAAACAATAAAAGTTTCCAATAGAGCTAAATTTTCCATTTGGTGGCATTTCCTGAAAACCACTTTTTATCAACATAGTATTGAATTGAGCAGCAATATCGGACATAATCATCCTCCTCAGACACATTAGACATACTTTCAGACACATCGGACGACAATGGGCTGAATGTGTTGGCGAATGCAAATCGGTTCATGTATAGTTTTTTACAGCGGTTAGCTGGAACTAATCAAAGCTACCACATTGATTTTAGAAAGTCAAATGTGGAATATATCAAAATGGAGGAACAAAAAATGTCTAACACAAAATCCGGTCTTTCTGTCAAAGAACTTATCGTAACAGGTGTCTTTTCCGCAATTATCTTTATCTGTATCAGCCTTAGCGGTGGTGTGTTTGCGATGATGCCAGCACTCACTTTCTACTATCCTGTCGGCGCTGCTCTTCTTGCTGGTCCAGTGTATTTGCTTATGGTTGCGAAAGTACCAAAGAAAGGCCCCATTTTTATTGCAAGTGCGCTTATGGCAATCTTTTGCTTTGTAACAGGTATGCACATTGGAATGACAATCGGCTATTTAATTGGTGGAGTACTTGCAGAAATTGTCGCACACACTGCAAATTATAAAAGCAAAAAAATGAATATCCTTTCGTATGTATTCTTTTGCTTGGGTGGAACTGGTACATATATTGCATATTTTATTAACCCGCAAACATGGGTAAATACTATGCTGGAAAAAGGAACGACACAGGAATATCTTGATAGTATGCTTGCATCTACCAGTTGGATCGTACTTGTAACAATGTTGATCGGAACAATAGTGATTGCTTTGCTCAGCGGTTTTGTTGGAAGCAAGCTTTTAAAGAAACAGTTTGAAAAAGCGGGTATCACAGCATGAATATACAGTACACAAAAATTCATAGTGGATTGTGTACGTTTGATCCACGTACAAAAATCTTGTTACTTGCAATCACTGTATTTGCCGCAACGATGGCTCCATCGTTGCGGCATGTATGGCTATTAGTGTTATTCATCACACTTTTTGGATGCACATGCGGGAAAGCCAAACGCTCTTTATGCCATCTGATCTTTTTTGCTTTATTTTATTTACTGACCCTTTACGTTCTCTCTCTTGAAACGGGTGTTGTATATACGATGTTTGTCGCATGGATGGGGCTTTTCTACAAAGTGTATCCTTGTGCAATGCTCGCTGGAATCATACTGTCCACAACGAGTGTAAATGAATTTCTGACAGCAATGAATAAAGCACATGTTTCTAAAGGAATATACATTCCGTTGGCAGTTATGTTGCGATATATTCCGACAATTCAAGAAGATTGGCACTATATCAAAGACGGTATGCGTTTAAGAGATGTATCACTTTCTTTTAAGGGTTTTATTCATCACCCTGGGATGACAATTGAGTGTTTGTATGTCCCGCTTTTAATGACTGCGTCCAAGGCAGCTGATGAACTTGCAATTGCATCTGTAACAAGAGGCATTGAAAATCCTCATTCACGGACCTGTCTGATACAAATCAAATTTAGAATACAGGATATTTTGGTAATCATTTGTTTCTTGTTTCTTTTGGCGTTGAACGCAGGTGAGATTGGAGGTGCGGTATGATCCAATTCAAAAATGTTAGCTTTGCCTATGCAGGGACAACCGCTTCCGAAATCGGAGTAAAACATATTGACCTATTTGTAGAAACAGGAGAATGCGTTTTGCTTTGCGGTCGTTCTGGGTGTGGTAAGACAACAATTACAAAATTGATTAATGGACTTATCCCTAATTATTTCCCTGGCGAGTTAAATGGCGATGTACAAGTGGATGACCTGAAGGTTTTTGAAACACCTACATATCAACTTGCTGAAAAAATCGGATCTGTATTTCAAAATCCGAGGACCCAGTTCTTTAATGTAGATGTGGACAGTGAAATCGCATTTGGAATAGAAAATGCGGCTGTCCCACCGGAGGAATTGCATCGTAGACTTGGAAATACTCTTGATGTCTTACATATCCGTCATTTGCAGGGACGAAATATATTTGAATTATCCGGGGGCGAAAAACAAAAAGTTGCCTTTGCGTCTGTGTATGCAATGGACCCGGATATTTACTTGTTGGATGAGCCGTCTTCTAACTTGGATATGGCCTCAATAGCGGACTTAAAAAAATATTTGCAGCTTCTGAAAAAAGCGGGAAAAACAATTTTAATTGCTGAACACCGCCTTTATTATCTTCTTGATATAGCAGATCGCATTGTATATTTGTCAGAAGGGGAAATCCAGGCAATTTGGACGTCAGCAGAACTCAGAAAGCTCTCGGATGTTGAAAGAAAGAATATGGGGCTGCGCGCTGTGGCGTTAGAAACTGTGTATCCCGTTGTTGCCAATGTTCCAATTCAAAAACCTGTACTGGAAATACAAGATGTATCACTATTTTACAAAAAGCAGATGATTATCAGTCACATCTCAATGCAGGCTTCTAAAGGTGAAATCATTGGCGTTGTCGGATGCAATGGAGCTGGGAAAACGACATTCCTTCGTGCTTTATGTGGGGTGCATAAAGGATCCACAGGGAAATTCTTGTGGCAAGGCAATGCACAAAATGAAAAGGAACGCATGAAGCGATCTTTTATGGTTATGCAGGATGTTAACTACGAATTGTTTGCAGATAGTGTAGAAGCTGAATGTACGTTTGGAATCAGATACACTGATCCTGCGCTGGTGAAAAGAGCATTAGATGATTTGGACCTTCTTTCTGTCCGTAAACGGCATCCGAACACACTTTCCGGAGGACAAAAGCAGCGGGTTGCTGTAGCCGTTAGTATGATATGCGGTAAGGAAGTGGTGGTTTTTGATGAACCAACTTCGGGTCTTGATTATGACAGCATGGAGCAAGTTAGCAAATTGATTCAGGACCTTGCAAAAAATAAAGTCATATTTGTTGTCACTCACGATTATGAATTTGTCTGCCAAACATGCTCGCGTCTGATTCGCTTTGATTGTCACGTTTTGGCAGATGATATTCCCGTTTGTATAGAAAACAAGGAAAGAATTTATGCACTTATGGAACAGGGGGAGAAAAAGTGATATGGAGCAGAAACAAGAAAACCCAATAAAACTTCTTTTGTCATGGTCGGGGAAAAGTAAACGGTATCTTTTTGCGTCCGTCGCCTGTGCTTTTGCAAGCGGCTTATTTGTAATAGGGCCGTATATTGGCATTTATAACCTTATGGATGCGATTTTATCCGAAAATATAACACAACGGTTATTGGTGAATAATATCGTACTGATTTCTGCAACAACTATCCTGCGTATGATTACTTTGGCTTGTTCAGGCGTTCTTTCTCATAAAGGAGCTTATGGTGCATTATATCGTGTACGTTGTATGATAGTGGAACATTTGGCAAAAGTTCCGTTAGGCGTACTGGATGATCATAGCACGGGAGAAATCAAAACTGTTTTAAATGAGGATATTGAAAAACTGGAACTATGCCTTGCTCATAATATTCCAGAGTTGGTAAGTTATCTTACTGGTCCGATAGTCATTTTTATTTATTTAATGACAGTAAACATTCCATTAGCGATAATTTCTTTGATTCCCCTTCCGATTGCAGGAATTGTTATGATACATCTTTTTAAGGGTATGTCAAGTATCATGCATGATTCAAACCAATCTCTTATTGCATTTAATTCGATTATGATTGAGTACATTCGCGGAATGCGGTTAATTAAAGCCTATAATATGGGAAGTAAATCGTTCAAAAAATTCTCGGATGCCATTAAAGAGGAAAACAGAGTATGGAATTTGATCTCGCGTAAAATGGGACCTCCCTTTGCAATTTTTATTATTATTCTGGAATGTGGAATGGTTCTTTTGGTTCCTATTGGTGGAATGCTGTTTTTAAGAAATTCTATCACTTCCAGTGTGTTTTTGCTTTTCGCTTATGTTGGTTCTCTATATTTAACTGAGCTACTTCCACTTCAGCAGTTAGGAACAACCTTTGCACAGGCATTGAATGGAGTTACTAAGACAAAGGAAATACTGGAGTTGCCTGTTTATGAAAGCGATGGGGATTTTCCTACACATTGTGATATTGCCGTTAAAAACATTTCCTTTTCATATGATGGGAAAAAGAATGTTCTGGAGAATTGCAGTTTGTATGTAGCTGAAGGAGAGAAAATAGCTCTGATTGGTGTTTCCGGTGCTGGTAAAAGCACAGTCATTGAGCTGATCTCCCGATTTTACGATGTGCAGGAAGGTCAGGTATTAATCGGCGGTATAAATGTAAAAAACATAAACTATGAAAAATTGCTTCAAAACATATCCATTGTATTTCAAAAGACGTTTTTGACCCGCGACAGTGTTTTGGAGAATATCCGTATGGGCAGTAACGCCACTCTGGAAGAAGTGAGAGCAGCCGCAAAAGAGGCACAGATTGACGATTTCATCATGTCTTTGCCAGATGGATATGATACGAAAGTAGGCAGTTTTGGCTCCCGTTTCTCTGGCGGAGAAAAACAAAGGATAGCGATTGCAAGAGCTATTTTAAAAAATGCTCCTATTCTGATATTAGATGAAGCCACAAGTGCAGCCGATCCCGAAAATCAGTTGGAAATAGATCGGGCAATTGAGAATCTTTGCAAAGGGAAAACCGTTTTGATTGTCGCACATCGTTTGGGTGCAGTTAAAATGTGTGATAAAGTGGCAATTGTCGAAAATCACACGATAACCGATGCAGGCACCCATGAAGAAGTCCTTTCCAGAAATAATTATTATAGAAAGGCATGGAGCGATTACAATGCTTCAAGAAAAATCGTCTATGGCGGGAAAGGAGATGAAGCATAATGAAAGAAACAGGGCCATTACATAAAAATATCCACTTTAATATAGGCGTGATATTCACGGTTATTGAAGGTTTTCTTTCTGGATGCAGTTATATGACGATTTACCTAGTCATTCAGATCCTGCTCGGCAAGAAAACAACTACAACAGACATCTTAACGATCACAGGAATTCTGTGCGTAGTCTATGCTTTGCGAGTGCTTATTTACAGTATAGGTTATACACAGAACCAGATCGGCGGGGCTGCCGTTTCAAAAAATCTTCGCCTTTTCCTTGGAGATAAATTTAAGAGGATTCCTCTCTTTCGCTTCACACATGGGCAGGTGGGGCAATATGTAAATACAATGACATGCGATGTAAATAGTTATGAACAAATATTGACACACAAGGTAAGTAACTTGACCAAAAATATTGCTCTGGCCGTTATGGTTATTGTATTTATCTGTTATTTGTATCTGCCCGCAGGAGGGATCCTTTTGCTTTCTACTTCCATGCTGATTCCTGAAATGTGGCTTTCTTTCCGAACGGTAAAAAAGTATGGAACCAGAAAAAATAAGGTTTCATCTGAAACAGTAAGCAGCATTGTGGAATATATAGAAGGTATTCAGACGTTTCGTGCATACGGCGTGGCTGGCACAAAAAATAAGGCAACCACAGAAGCAATGCAATTGTTCAGTCAGGTCAGCTTTGAATATGAAGCGCATGGTATTCCCATAAACTTTGCTTTTAACATTATTAACTGGCTTATGGTTCCTTTTATTATGTTTATTGGGATTTCTCCGTGGATGGCAGGAGAAATTCAGACGATTGATTTTCTGCTTTTATGTATGCTCCCTATGTTGCTGGCAAAGCTAATCGGGGCAATTTCAGTAGATTTGTTTAGCTACAAAAACCTTGTGATTTCAAAAAACAATATTTTAAAAGTAATCCATGAGCCAGAAGAAAACGGCAGTACAGAACCGTTCACAGTTAAGAATTATGAGATTGTTTTTGATAATGTGGACTTCTCCTATATTCCTGGCGAAGCAGTTTTGAAGGAAACTTCCTTTATAGTTCCAAATCAGAAATTGACTGCAATTGTTGGTGATTCCGGTTCCGGTAAATCCACCATCTTGAACCTGATCGCCAAATACTATGAGCCGACTGGCGGCGAAATCCGTATCGGCGGTAAGCCAATCAGTCATATATCCGCTGAGCGTGTGTTGGAACAAATTTCGATGGTAGATCAGGATGTATTTCTCTTTGATGATACCATTCGTGAGAATATCCGGCACGCCCGCCCCAATGCCACGGACGAGGAAATCGAGGCTGCCTGCCGGGAGGCTAATTGTGACGGCTTCATCCGCAAGATGGAAAAGGGATACGATACGCCGACAGGCGAAAACGGAAACCTTCTCTCGGGTGGTGAGCGTCAGCGAATTTCAATCGCCCGCGCTATCCTGAAAAATAGCCCGATCCTGCTTTTGGATGAAGCAACGGCGTCCCTTGACATCGAGAACGAACTGGCAGTAAAGCAGGCCATCGCCAATCTGCTGAAAGAGAAAAAGACTGTGGTAATGATTGCTCATACCCTTTCCATCGTCAAAAATGCAGATCAAATCCTTGTGGTATCTGGCGGAAAGATTGCTGAAGCCGGTACTCACGATGAATTGCTGGCTAAAGGCGGAAAGTATGCGGCCATGTGGAACGCCGAACAGAAATTATCTGCATAAGGGAGGTCTTAATGAAACTTCATGCGTCCGGGGAGGACTATCTGGAAACCATTCTTGTTCTTCAAAAGAAACTCGGTATGGTACGCTCCGTAGATGTGGCTCGGCACATGGAGGTGTCAAAGCCCAGTGTGTGCCATGTAGTAGCAACCCTGCGGGACGGTGGCTTTCTCACGATGGACAGCGACTATTTCCTGCACCTGACCGAGATCAAAGCTTATGGTATCAGATACCTAAGAGTAATCTTTATCGGTTCCCTCTTTGTAAATTTTACACAGTCCGCAAACATGGTTATGCGTGGCGAAGGTCTAATGAAAAAAGCCATGATGATAATGGGACTTGGAGCTTTACTGAATATCATTCTTGATCCGATTTTAATGACAGTTATGGGTGAATACGCCATTGAAGGTGCTGCCCTTGCAACGATTACAGCACAGTTTGTTCAGGCGGTTGTAACGCTGCACTACTTCCTGAAAAA
This is a stretch of genomic DNA from Mageeibacillus indolicus UPII9-5. It encodes these proteins:
- a CDS encoding energy-coupling factor transporter transmembrane component T, coding for MNIQYTKIHSGLCTFDPRTKILLLAITVFAATMAPSLRHVWLLVLFITLFGCTCGKAKRSLCHLIFFALFYLLTLYVLSLETGVVYTMFVAWMGLFYKVYPCAMLAGIILSTTSVNEFLTAMNKAHVSKGIYIPLAVMLRYIPTIQEDWHYIKDGMRLRDVSLSFKGFIHHPGMTIECLYVPLLMTASKAADELAIASVTRGIENPHSRTCLIQIKFRIQDILVIICFLFLLALNAGEIGGAV
- a CDS encoding ABC transporter ATP-binding protein, producing the protein MIQFKNVSFAYAGTTASEIGVKHIDLFVETGECVLLCGRSGCGKTTITKLINGLIPNYFPGELNGDVQVDDLKVFETPTYQLAEKIGSVFQNPRTQFFNVDVDSEIAFGIENAAVPPEELHRRLGNTLDVLHIRHLQGRNIFELSGGEKQKVAFASVYAMDPDIYLLDEPSSNLDMASIADLKKYLQLLKKAGKTILIAEHRLYYLLDIADRIVYLSEGEIQAIWTSAELRKLSDVERKNMGLRAVALETVYPVVANVPIQKPVLEIQDVSLFYKKQMIISHISMQASKGEIIGVVGCNGAGKTTFLRALCGVHKGSTGKFLWQGNAQNEKERMKRSFMVMQDVNYELFADSVEAECTFGIRYTDPALVKRALDDLDLLSVRKRHPNTLSGGQKQRVAVAVSMICGKEVVVFDEPTSGLDYDSMEQVSKLIQDLAKNKVIFVVTHDYEFVCQTCSRLIRFDCHVLADDIPVCIENKERIYALMEQGEKK
- a CDS encoding ABC transporter ATP-binding protein, whose amino-acid sequence is MEQKQENPIKLLLSWSGKSKRYLFASVACAFASGLFVIGPYIGIYNLMDAILSENITQRLLVNNIVLISATTILRMITLACSGVLSHKGAYGALYRVRCMIVEHLAKVPLGVLDDHSTGEIKTVLNEDIEKLELCLAHNIPELVSYLTGPIVIFIYLMTVNIPLAIISLIPLPIAGIVMIHLFKGMSSIMHDSNQSLIAFNSIMIEYIRGMRLIKAYNMGSKSFKKFSDAIKEENRVWNLISRKMGPPFAIFIIILECGMVLLVPIGGMLFLRNSITSSVFLLFAYVGSLYLTELLPLQQLGTTFAQALNGVTKTKEILELPVYESDGDFPTHCDIAVKNISFSYDGKKNVLENCSLYVAEGEKIALIGVSGAGKSTVIELISRFYDVQEGQVLIGGINVKNINYEKLLQNISIVFQKTFLTRDSVLENIRMGSNATLEEVRAAAKEAQIDDFIMSLPDGYDTKVGSFGSRFSGGEKQRIAIARAILKNAPILILDEATSAADPENQLEIDRAIENLCKGKTVLIVAHRLGAVKMCDKVAIVENHTITDAGTHEEVLSRNNYYRKAWSDYNASRKIVYGGKGDEA
- a CDS encoding MptD family putative ECF transporter S component, coding for MSNTKSGLSVKELIVTGVFSAIIFICISLSGGVFAMMPALTFYYPVGAALLAGPVYLLMVAKVPKKGPIFIASALMAIFCFVTGMHIGMTIGYLIGGVLAEIVAHTANYKSKKMNILSYVFFCLGGTGTYIAYFINPQTWVNTMLEKGTTQEYLDSMLASTSWIVLVTMLIGTIVIALLSGFVGSKLLKKQFEKAGITA
- a CDS encoding ABC transporter ATP-binding protein; this encodes MKETGPLHKNIHFNIGVIFTVIEGFLSGCSYMTIYLVIQILLGKKTTTTDILTITGILCVVYALRVLIYSIGYTQNQIGGAAVSKNLRLFLGDKFKRIPLFRFTHGQVGQYVNTMTCDVNSYEQILTHKVSNLTKNIALAVMVIVFICYLYLPAGGILLLSTSMLIPEMWLSFRTVKKYGTRKNKVSSETVSSIVEYIEGIQTFRAYGVAGTKNKATTEAMQLFSQVSFEYEAHGIPINFAFNIINWLMVPFIMFIGISPWMAGEIQTIDFLLLCMLPMLLAKLIGAISVDLFSYKNLVISKNNILKVIHEPEENGSTEPFTVKNYEIVFDNVDFSYIPGEAVLKETSFIVPNQKLTAIVGDSGSGKSTILNLIAKYYEPTGGEIRIGGKPISHISAERVLEQISMVDQDVFLFDDTIRENIRHARPNATDEEIEAACREANCDGFIRKMEKGYDTPTGENGNLLSGGERQRISIARAILKNSPILLLDEATASLDIENELAVKQAIANLLKEKKTVVMIAHTLSIVKNADQILVVSGGKIAEAGTHDELLAKGGKYAAMWNAEQKLSA